The Arachis ipaensis cultivar K30076 chromosome B07, Araip1.1, whole genome shotgun sequence genome includes a window with the following:
- the LOC107608818 gene encoding ETHYLENE INSENSITIVE 3-like 1 protein, whose translation MMMFDDMGFCGDLDVLCGPLGESDMTARQTEPDAVVEDDYSDEEIDVDELERRMWRDKMRLKRLKEQSKAKEGIDAAKQRQSQEQARRKKMSRAQDGILKYMLKMMEVCKAQGFVYGIIPEKGKPVTGASDNLREWWKDKVRFDRNGPAAIAKYQADNAIPGKNDGCNAIGPTPHTLQELQDTTLGSLLSALMQHCDPPQRRFPLEKGVPPPWWPTGNEEWWPQIGLPKDQGPPPYKKPHDLKKAWKVGVLTAVIKHMSPDIAKIRKLVRQSKCLQDKMTAKESATWLAIINQEEALARELYPDYCPPLSSGGGSGSLVINDCTEYDVDGAENEPNFDVEDRKPENLHPSNLGMRGRLQVQKPSLPIKGEVVTNLDFIRKRKSDFNLMVDQKIYTCEHPQCPYSEGRLGFQDRSSRDNHQLNCPYRNNSAADFAGPNFHVNEVKPVIFPQSYVQPNTTAQPASLVPPTFDLTGLGVPEDGQKMISDLMSIYDANVVGNKNTSSNNFVAENQNQNIPQQCINQQQESFFPNQGMVMEGNFFARDDNNQFDRFKAMNTPFETTTTAAATAVATTNPPNNNNSNFNFMFGSPCDLGSFDFKEDLQGGMGMDSLHKQPDVSIWYQ comes from the coding sequence ATGATGATGTTTGATGACATGGGGTTTTGTGGAGATTTGGATGTTTTGTGCGGTCCCCTCGGCGAATCGGATATGACTGCCAGACAGACTGAGCCTGATGCAGTGGTGGAGGATGATTATAGCGACGAAGAGATCGATGTGGATGAGCTTGAGAGAAGGATGTGGAGGGACAAAATGCGTCTCAAGAGATTGAAAGAGCAAAGCAAGGCTAAAGAAGGCATCGATGCGGCGAAGCAAAGGCAATCCCAAGAACAAGCTAGGAGGAAAAAGATGTCAAGAGCTCAAGATGGGATACTCAAGTATATGCTCAAGATGATGGAGGTTTGCAAGGCTCAGGGATTCGTCTATGGGATTATACCCGAGAAGGGGAAGCCGGTTACTGGGGCGTCCGACAATCTTCGCGAGTGGTGGAAGGATAAGGTCCGGTTTGATCGAAACGGTCCGGCTGCAATAGCCAAGTATCAAGCTGATAATGCTATCCCTGGGAAGAATGATGGATGCAATGCTATCGGTCCGACTCCACACACCTTGCAAGAGTTACAAGACACAACCTTGGGGTCTCTCTTGTCTGCACTTATGCAGCACTGTGATCCTCCTCAGAGGAGGTTCCCTCTAGAGAAGGGTGTTCCTCCGCCGTGGTGGCCGACCGGTAATGAAGAGTGGTGGCCTCAAATTGGTTTGCCTAAAGATCAAGGTCCTCCTCCTTACAAGAAGCCTCATGATCTTAAGAAGGCATGGAAGGTGGGTGTCCTAACTGCAGTTATCAAGCACATGTCTCCTGATATCGCCAAGATTCGCAAGCTCGTGAGGCAGTCCAAATGCCTTCAAGATAAAATGACAGCGAAGGAGAGCGCCACCTGGCTTGCCATCATCAATCAAGAGGAGGCCTTGGCTCGCGAGCTTTATCCTGATTATTGCCCACCTTTGTCTTCTGGTGGGGGAAGTGGATCTTTGGTCATCAATGATTGCACCGAGTATGACGTCGATGGAGCCGAGAATGAGCCTAACTTCGACGTGGAAGACCGGAAACCGGAGAATCTTCATCCGTCTAATCTCGGCATGAGGGGAAGGCTGCAGGTTCAGAAACCTTCTCTTCCAATCAAGGGAGAGGTTGTAACAAACTTGGACTTCATTCGGAAGAGGAAGAGTGACTTTAACTTGATGGTGGATCAGAAAATCTACACATGTGAGCACCCTCAGTGCCCTTACAGCGAAGGCCGGCTCGGCTTCCAAGACCGGTCTTCGAGGGACAACCACCAACTCAACTGTCCATATAGAAACAACTCAGCTGCTGATTTCGCCGGTCCGAATTTCCATGTCAATGAGGTTAAGCCTGTTATATTCCCACAGTCCTATGTTCAACCAAACACCACAGCTCAGCCTGCTAGTTTGGTTCCTCCAACATTCGACTTAACCGGACTCGGCGTCCCGGAGGACGGCCAGAAAATGATCAGTGACCTCATGTCAATCTATGATGCAAATGTTGTAGGAAACAAGAACACAAGCTCCAATAACTTTGTAGCTGAGAATCAAAATCAAAACATTCCTCAACAATGCATCAATCAACAACAGGAAAGTTTCTTCCCCAATCAAGGAATGGTGATGGAAGGAAACTTCTTTGCAAGGGATGATAATAATCAATTTGACAGGTTCAAAGCCATGAACACACCCTTTGAGACCACCACCACAGCCGCGGCCACCGCCGTCGCCACCACCAACCCCCCcaataacaacaacagcaacTTTAACTTTATGTTTGGATCCCCTTGTGATCTAGGATCATTTGATTTCAAGGAGGATCTACAAGGAGGAATGGGAATGGATTCACTTCACAAACAACCAGATGTTTCAATATGGTACCAGTGA